From a single Oceanobacillus kimchii X50 genomic region:
- a CDS encoding ring-cleaving dioxygenase encodes MNPIRGMHHVTAITSSAEKNYEFFTYILGMRLVKKTVNQDDIQTYHLFFADDEGNAGTDMTFFDFPGIPKGSHGTNEIYKTSFRVPSDDALDYWVKRFNRLEINHSGIQEHFGVQTLSFSDFDDQQYQLVSDETNKGAKTGIAWKGGPIPLEYAIVGLGPIVVRVAQYDFFKEILEKVFQYKEVMKEGSEYLFEIGQGGNGAQLIVEHNTDLPMARQGYGTVHHAALCVDEQSDIYEWDNHIKSFGLQTSGFVDRFFFQSLYTRVAPQILFELATKGPGFMGDEPYETLGEKLSLPPFLESERDKIESMVRPINTTRSTKTIEKEYE; translated from the coding sequence ATGAATCCAATTAGAGGTATGCATCATGTAACTGCCATCACAAGTAGTGCAGAAAAAAACTATGAATTTTTCACGTATATTCTTGGTATGCGTTTAGTTAAAAAAACAGTAAATCAAGATGATATACAAACCTATCATTTATTTTTTGCAGATGATGAAGGGAATGCTGGTACGGATATGACATTTTTTGACTTTCCTGGTATACCAAAAGGGTCCCACGGTACAAATGAGATATACAAAACTTCATTTAGAGTTCCTAGCGATGACGCATTAGATTATTGGGTTAAGCGATTTAATCGTCTGGAGATCAATCATTCTGGAATTCAAGAACATTTTGGAGTACAGACATTGTCTTTCTCTGATTTTGATGACCAGCAATACCAGCTCGTATCCGATGAAACAAATAAAGGTGCAAAAACAGGAATTGCATGGAAAGGTGGTCCGATACCTTTAGAATATGCAATTGTAGGTTTAGGTCCTATAGTAGTAAGAGTGGCACAATATGATTTCTTCAAGGAAATCTTAGAGAAAGTATTTCAGTATAAAGAAGTAATGAAAGAAGGATCAGAGTATCTTTTTGAAATTGGCCAAGGTGGTAACGGAGCGCAACTAATAGTTGAACATAATACGGATCTTCCAATGGCAAGACAAGGATACGGAACTGTGCACCATGCTGCTTTATGTGTTGATGAGCAAAGTGACATATATGAATGGGATAATCATATTAAATCATTTGGATTACAAACTTCAGGTTTCGTAGATCGCTTTTTCTTCCAGTCCTTATATACTCGAGTAGCTCCACAAATACTTTTTGAATTGGCTACTAAGGGACCAGGGTTTATGGGAGATGAGCCTTATGAAACACTTGGTGAAAAACTTTCGTTACCTCCATTCCTCGAATCAGAGCGAGACAAAATTGAAAGCATGGTTCGTCCTATAAATACAACTCGTAGTACTAAAACAATTGAAAAAGAATATGAATAA
- a CDS encoding M42 family metallopeptidase — translation MAKLDDTLTMLKELTDAKGIPGNEKEVREVFEKYIAPYSDDVSMDNLGSSIAKKVGDVSGPKIMIAGHMDEIGMMVTRIDDNGFIYFQTVGGWWNQVMLAQRVTIMGDKGDVTGVIGSKPPHVLSAEARKKPYQIKDMFIDVGATNKDEVESFGIKPGHSIVPYFEFTPMKNEKMLMAKAWDNRIGLAIAIDVLKQLKDEKHPNTVYGVGTIQEEIGLRGARTSAHAIQPDIGFGVDVGIAGDTPGISKHDADNKLGEGPQIVLYDASMVSHKGLRDLVVQTAEDNQIPYQFTSMAGGGTDSGSIHLTGNGVPSLSITVATRYIHSHAGILHRDDYENAVKLIVEVVKKLDQKTLENIRLS, via the coding sequence AACAATGTTAAAAGAACTTACCGATGCTAAAGGAATCCCTGGCAATGAAAAAGAGGTTCGCGAAGTATTCGAGAAATATATCGCACCTTATTCTGATGATGTATCGATGGATAACTTAGGAAGCTCTATTGCTAAAAAAGTCGGCGATGTCAGTGGACCGAAAATTATGATTGCAGGGCATATGGATGAAATTGGTATGATGGTTACTCGTATCGATGACAATGGCTTTATTTATTTCCAAACTGTTGGAGGCTGGTGGAATCAAGTAATGCTAGCTCAACGAGTTACTATTATGGGTGACAAAGGTGATGTAACTGGAGTGATCGGATCAAAACCTCCTCATGTATTATCAGCTGAAGCAAGAAAAAAACCATATCAAATTAAGGATATGTTTATTGATGTTGGAGCAACTAATAAGGATGAGGTGGAATCATTTGGTATCAAACCAGGGCATTCTATTGTACCTTATTTTGAATTTACTCCAATGAAGAATGAAAAAATGTTGATGGCAAAAGCTTGGGATAATCGCATTGGGCTAGCGATTGCAATCGATGTCCTAAAACAATTAAAAGACGAAAAACATCCAAATACCGTGTATGGCGTGGGAACCATTCAAGAAGAGATCGGATTAAGAGGTGCCCGTACATCTGCTCATGCTATACAACCTGATATTGGATTTGGCGTTGATGTTGGGATTGCTGGAGATACACCAGGAATTTCAAAGCATGATGCGGATAACAAGCTAGGAGAAGGTCCTCAAATTGTATTATATGATGCGTCAATGGTCTCTCATAAAGGATTACGTGATTTAGTAGTACAAACGGCAGAAGATAATCAAATCCCTTATCAATTTACATCGATGGCTGGTGGAGGAACAGACTCAGGATCTATTCATCTAACGGGAAATGGAGTACCGTCTTTATCGATAACTGTTGCAACACGATATATACATTCACACGCAGGAATATTGCATCGTGATGATTATGAGAATGCAGTTAAGTTAATTGTAGAAGTAGTTAAAAAACTTGATCAGAAGACTTTAGAAAATATTCGATTATCTTAA